Proteins from a genomic interval of Xiphophorus maculatus strain JP 163 A chromosome 7, X_maculatus-5.0-male, whole genome shotgun sequence:
- the LOC102219610 gene encoding probable ubiquitin carboxyl-terminal hydrolase FAF-X isoform X4 has protein sequence MTATTRGSPVGGNDSQGQGQAPDAQSQPPLPQNQTSSPNSSNENSPVSPPDEQGQGEGPPQLEEEEPAFPHTDLAKLDDMINRPRWVVPVLPKGELEVLLEAAIDLSKKGLDVKCEACQRFFRDGLTISFTKILTDEAVSGWKFEIHRCIINNTHRLVELCVAKLSQDWFPLLELLAMALNPHCKFHIYNGTRPSETVPAGAQLADDELYARPPDPRSPKGWLVDLINKFGTLNGFQILHDRFMSGQALNVQIIAALIKPFGQCYEFLTLHTVKKYFLPVIEMVPQFLENLTDEELKKEAKNEAKNDALSMIIKSLKNLASRVPGQEETVKNLEIFRLKMILRLLQISSFNGKMNALNEVNKVISSVSYYTHRHNPEEEEWLTAERMAEWIQQNHILSIVLRDSLHQPQYVEKLEKILRFVIKEKALTMQDLDNIWAAQAGKHEAIVKNVHDLLAKLAWDFSPEQLDHLFDCFKASWTNASKKQREKLLELIRRLAEDDKDGVMAHKVLNLLWNLAHSDDVPVDIMDQALSAHIKILDYSCSQDRDTQKIQWIDRFIEELRTNDKWVIPALKQIREICSLFGEAPQNLSQTQRSPHVFYRHDLINQLQHNHALVTLVAENLSAYMETMRQLSKEEQAEFDPQTVRPGSRYSHVQEVQERLNFLRFLLKDGQLWLCAPQAKQIWKCLAENAVFLCDREACFKWYSKLMGDEPDLDPDINKDFFENNVLQLDPSLLTENGMKCFERFFKAVNCREGKLVAKRRAYMMDDLELIGLDYLWRVVIQGSDDIANRAIDLLKEIYTNLGPKLQVNQVEIHEDFIQSCFDRLKASYDTLCVLDGDKDSINCARQEAIRMVRVLTVLKEYINECDSDYHEERTILPMSRAFRGKHITLIVRFPNQGRQVDDLDIWSHTNDTIGSVRRGILNRIKANAAHTKIELFIGGEIVDPADDRKLIGQLNLKDKTLITAKLTQVSANMPSSPDSSSDSSTGSPGNHGNHYSDGPNPEVESCLPGVIMSLHPRYISFLWQVADLGCNLNMPQLRDGARVLMKLMPPDNTTVENLRAVCLDHAKLGENSLSPSLDSRFFGPSPSQVLYLIEVVYALLMPASATLGEDASDFQYNFLKSGGLPLVLSMLTRNNFLPSADMETRRGAYLNALKIAKLLLTAVGFGHVKAVAEACQPNADGNIPVSPINQATHDQALVLQSALQNIPNPTSECMLRNVAIRLAQQISDENFFQASKYIPDICVIRAVQKIVWASGCGTVQLVFSNNDEISKIYEKTNAAKEPDGEDEQVCCEALEVMTLCFALMPTALDTLSKEKAWQTFIIDLLLHCHSKSVRQMAQEQFFLMATRCCMGHRPLLFFITLLFTVLGSTAKERAKHAGDYFTLLRHLLNYAYNSNINLPNAEVLLNNEIDWLKRIRDEVKRTGETGVEETILEGHLGVTKELLAFQTPEKKYYIGCEKGGANLIKELIDDFIFPASNVYLQYMKSGEFPTEQAIPVCSTPASINAGFELLVALAVGCVRNLKQIVDTLTDMYYLGCETLTEWEYLPPVGPRPNKGFVGLKNAGATCYMNSVIQQLYMIPPIRNGILAIEGTGTDVDDDMSGDEKQENESNVDPRDEVFSYHHQFDDKPSSKSEDRKEYNIGVLRHLQVIFGHLAASRLQYYVPRGFWKQFRLWGEPVNLREQHDALEFFNSLVDSLDEALKALGHPPMLSKVLGGSFADQKICQGCPHRYECEESFTTLNVDIRNHQNLLDSMEQYVKGDLLEGANAYHCEKCNKKVDTVKRLLIKKLPPVLAIQLKRFDYDWERECAIKFNDYFEFPRELDMEPYTVAGVAKLEGDDVNPENQVIQQNEPSEPTPPGSSKYRLVGVLVHSGQASGGHYYSYIIQRNGGDGEKNRWYKFDDGDVTECKMDDEEEMKNQCFGGEYMGEVFDHMMKRMSYRRQKRWWNAYILFYERMDSLDKDSELVKYISELNLSSTKPHQVKMPSVIECSVRKQNVQFMHNRMQYSLEYFQFIKKLLTCNSVYLNPPPGQDHLLPEAEEIAMISAQLAARFLFSTGFHTKKLVRGPASDWYDALCILLRHSKNVRYWFAHNVLFAYPNRFSEYLLECPSAEVRGAFSKLIVFIAHFSLQDGPCPSPTASPGSSTQGCDNLSLSDHLLRAVLNLLRREVSEHGRHLQQYFNLFVMYANLGLAEKTQLLKLNVPATFMLVALDEGPGPPIKYQYAELGKLYTVVSQLVRCCDVSSRMQSSINGNPPLPNPYGDTNLTAPVMPVQQLVAEILFVRTSYVKKIIEDCSNSEETVKLLRFCCWENPQFSSTVLSELLWQVAYSYTYELRPYLDLLLQILLIEDSWQTHRIHNVLKGIPDDRDGLFDTIQRSKNHYQKRAYQCIKCMVALFSNCSVAYQILQSNGDLKRKWTWAVEWLGDELERRPYTGNPQYTYNNWSPPVQSNETSNGYFLERSHSARMTLAKACELCPEELKCTQESPGKEPDEQEAPDDQDSSPPEDTSLYPHSPGTTQFQQNNHPHGQPYTGPAAQHMNNPQRPGPASAPTPGPTQTPTPGPGTAPSSGPRAQETWDGTEEVAPAPALAPAPVPASAPASTSTSTPAPAPPKE, from the exons ATGACGGCCACCACGCGTGGCTCTCCGGTGGGGGGCAACGACAGTCAGGGCCAGGGCCAGGCACCTGATGCTCAGAGCCAACCCCCACTGCCACAGAACCAG ACTTCATCTCCTAATTCATCTAATGAGAACTCCCCCGTGAGCCCACCAGATGAGCAGGGCCAGGGCGAAGGCCCCCCTCAGCTGGAAGAGGAAGAGCCTGCTTTTCCTCACACTGACTTGGCGAAGCTTGATGACATGATTAACAG GCCTCGATGGGTGGTTCCAGTTTTGCCAAAAGGAGAGTTAGAAGTCCTCTTGGAAGCTGCTATAGACCTGagtaaaaaag GACTGGATGTGAAATGTGAGGCATGTCAGAGGTTTTTCCGGGACGGTCTAACCATTTCCTTCACAAAAATCCTGACAGATGAGGCAGTCAGTGGCTGGAAGTTTGAGATACAT AGGTGTATCATTAATAACACACACCGATTGGTGGAGTTGTGTGTGGCCAAGCTGTCTCAGGACTGGTTCCCGCTACTGGAGTTGCTGGCCATGGCCCTCAATCCCCACTGCAAGTTCCACATTTATAACGGCACACGGCCTTCTGAGACCGTCCCCGCTGGAGCCCAGCTGGCCGACGATGAGCTCTACGCTCGTCCGCCTGACCCGAGATCTCCCAAG GGCTGGCTGGttgatttaataaacaaatttggCACGTTAAACGGGTTTCAAATTTTGCACGACCGCTTCATGAGCGGCCAAGCACTGAACGTCCAGATCATTGCTGCACTTATCAA GCCTTTTGGCCAGTGTTATGAGTTCCTCACGTTGCACACAGTAAAGAAGTACTTCCTTCCAGTCATCGAGATGGTTCCCCAGTTTCTAGAGAACCTCACAGACGAGGAGCTCAAGAAAGAGGCCAAGAATGAAGCCAAAAACGACGCACTGTCGATGATAATCAAGTCTCTGAAGAATCTGGCTTCTCGTGTACCAGGGCAGGAGGAGACGGTCAAGAATTTAGAgatttttaggttaaaaatgaTTCTTAG GTTATtacaaatttcttcttttaacgGCAAAATGAATGCACTAAACGAAGTTAACAAGGTGATATCCAGCGTCTCCTACTACACTCATCGGCATAAccctgaggaggaggagtggcTGACCGCAGAGCGCATGGCG GAATGGATCCAGCAAAACCACATCCTTTCTATTGTGCTGAGGGACAGTTTGCATCAGCCGCAGTATGTCGAGAAGCTGGAGAAGATCCTTCGCTTCGTTATAAAAGAGAAAGCTCTTACCATGCAGGACTTGGACAACATCTGGGCTGCACAG GCTGGTAAGCACGAGGCTATTGTGAAGAATGTCCATGATCTCTTGGCCAAGCTGGCGTGGGACTTCTCACCCGAGCAGCTCGATCATCTTTTCGACTGCTTCAAG GCAAGCTGGACCAATGCTAGCAAGAAGCAGCGTGAAAAACTGCTCGAGCTAATCCGGCGCTTGGCCGAGGACGATAAGGACGGTGTTATGGCCCACAAGGTCCTCAACCTGCTCTGGAACCTGGCGCACAGCGACGACGTTCCTGTAGACATCATGGATCAGGCTCTTAGTGCTCACATCAAGATATTGGACTACAGCTGCTCACAG GACAGAGACACGCAAAAGATTCAGTGGATTGATCGCTTCATAGAAGAGCTTCGTACCAATGACAAGTGGGTTATCCCTGCCTTGAAGCAAATCAGGGAAATCTGCAGCCTCTTTGGAGAAGCTCCTCAGAACCTGAG TCAAACGCAGAGAAGCCCTCATGTGTTTTACCGCCATGACCTGATCAaccagctgcagcacaaccacgCTCTGGTCACCCTGGTGGCTGAGAATCTCTCAGCCTACATGGAGACAATGAGGCAGCTGTCCAAAG AAGAGCAAGCAGAGTTTGACCCTCAAACAGTCAGACCGGGAAGCCGCTACAGTCATGTCCAAGAAGTACAGGAGCGGCTTAACTTTCTGAG GTTCCTATTAAAAGACGGCCAGCTGTGGCTGTGTGCTCCTCAGGCGAAGCAGATATGGAAGTGTCTGGCTGAGAACGCTGTGTTTCTGTGCGACCGTGAGGCCTGCTTCAAATG gTACTCAAAGCTGATGGGGGACGAGCCAGACCTAGACCCAGACATCAACAAGGACTTCTTTGAGAACAATGTGCTACAGTTGGATCCGTCGCTTCTGACAGAGAACggcatgaagtgctttgagaggtTCTTCAAGGCCGTCAACTGCAGGGAGGGCAAGCTGGTAGCGAAACGCAGGGCCTACATGATGGACGACCTGGAACTAATTGGCTTGGACTACCTGTGGAGG GTGGTGATTCAAGGAAGTGACGACATTGCAAACCGAGCCATAGACCTGCTGAAAGAAATCTACACCAATCTCGGACCAAAACTGCAAGTCAACCAG GTTGAGATTCATGAAGATTTCATCCAGTCTTGTTTCGACCGTCTGAAGGCGTCTTATGACACCCTGTGTGTGTTAGATGGAGACAAAGACAGCATTAACTGTGCTCGGCAGGAGGCCATCCGCATGGTGCGGGTTCTCACTGTGCTTAAGGAATACATTAATGAGTGCGACAGCGACTACCATGAGGAGAGGACTATACTGCCTATGTCGAG AGCTTTCCGGGGCAAGCATATCACACTGATCGTCCGTTTCCCGAACCAAGGACGTCAGGTGGATGATTTAGACATCTGGTCACACACCAATGACACCATCGGTTCGGTCCGGCGGGGAATCCTAAACAGGATAAAGGCCAACGCCGCACACACAAAGATTGAGCTGTTTATTGGTGGGGAGATCGTTGATCCTGCTGATGACAGGAAGCTGATTGGACAGCTTAATTTGAAGGACAAAacg CTGATCACAGCCAAGCTGACCCAGGTGAGTGCCAACATGCCCTCCAGCCCAGACAGCTCATCCGACTCATCCACTGGCTCCCCTGGTAACCACGGAAACCACTACAGTGATGGGCCCAACCCAGAAGTTGAGAGCTGTCTTCCTGGTGTG ATTATGTCGCTACACCCGCGCTACATCTCCTTTCTGTGGCAAGTAGCCGACCTCGGGTGCAACCTCAACATGCCTCAACTAAGAGATGGAGCTCGAGTTCTCATGAAGCTCATGCCTCCAG ATAACACCACAGTGGAGAATCTTAGAGCTGTGTGTTTGGACCACGCCAAGCTAGGAGAGAACAGTCTGAGTCCGTCACTAGACTCCCGTTTCTTCGGCCCATCACCTTCACAAGTGCTCTACCTCATTGAG GTTGTGTATGCTTTGCTGATGCCAGCTAGTGCCACTCTGGGTGAGGATGCTAGTGACTTCCAGTACAACTTCTTGAAGAGCGGCGGTCTGCCACTGGTGCTAAGCATGCTCACCAGGAACAACTTCCTCCCGTCCGCGGACATGGAGACGCGCCGAGGCGCTTACCTCAATGCTCTGAAGATCGCCAAGCTCCTCCTGACTGCGGTCGGCTTCGGCCACGTGAAGGCTGTGGCCGAGGCCTGCCAACCCAACGCTGACGGAAATATTCCCGTCTCTCCG ATAAATCAGGCGACTCACGACCAGGCGCTGGTTCTTCAAAGTGCCCTGCAAAACATTCCCAACCCTACCTCTGAATGTATGTTGCGCAATGTAGCTATCCGCCTGGCCCAGCAGATTTCTGATGAG AATTTCTTCCAGGCATCGAAGTACATCCCAGACATTTGCGTGATCCGAGCAGTGCAGAAAATCGTGTGGGCATCGGGTTGTGGCACGGTGCAGCTGGTATTTAGTAATAATGATGAAATCAGTAAAATATACGAGAAG aCTAATGCAGCCAAGGAGCCAGATGGAGAAGATGAGCAGGTGTGCTGCGAGGCTTTGGAAGTGATGACCCTGTGTTTTGCCCTCATGCCTACGGCTCTCGACACGCTCAGTAAGGAGAAGGCTTGGCAGACCTTCATCATAGACTTGTTGCTACACTGCCACAGCAA GTCTGTGCGTCAGATGGCCCAAGAGCAGTTTTTCCTAATGGCGACTAGGTGCTGCATGGGGCATCGGCCTCTTCTTTTCTTCATCACCCTCCTCTTCACAGTGCTCGGG AGCACAGCCAAAGAGCGAGCCAAACACGCAGGGGACTACTTCACGTTGCTCCGACATCTGCTTAACTACGCCTACAACAGTAACATCAACCTGCCAAACGCCGAGGTGCTGCTCAACAACGAGATCGACTGGCTCAAACGAATACGG GATGAGGTTAAGAGGACAGGAGAAACTGGTGTGGAAGAAACCATCTTGGAGGGCCACCTCGGTGTCACCAAAGAGCTTCTGGCCTTCCAGACGCCTGAAAAGAAATACTACATTGGCTGTGAGAAGGGAGGAGCAAATCTCATTAAG GAGCTGATTGACGACTTCATCTTCCCAGCATCTAATGTTTACCTGCAGTACATGAAGAGTGGGGAGTTCCCCACAGAGCAGGCCATCCCAGTGTGTAGCACTCCTGCATCCATCAACGCCGGCTTCGAGCTCCTGGTGGCGCTAGCAGTCGGCTGCGTCCGCAACCTCAAACAAATAGTTGACACCCTAACTGACATGTACTACCTGG GTTGTGAGACACTGACAGAGTGGGAGTACCTGCCTCCCGTGGGACCACGCCCTAACAAAGGCTTTGTTGGCCTGAAGAACGCCGGTGCTACTTGCTATATGAACTCTGTTATCCAGCAGCTTTACATGATCCCTCCAATCCGCAACGGCATCTTGGCGATCGAGGGCACAGGCACCGACGTGGACGATGACATGTCTGGTGACGAGAAGCAGGAAAATGAG AGTAATGTAGACCCTCGTGATGAAGTTTTCAGCTACCACCACCAGTTTGATGACAAACCCTCCAGTAAATCGGAGGACAGGAAAGAGTACAACATCGGGGTGCTGCGTCACCTACAGGTCATCTTCGGTCACCTGGCTGCATCCAGACTGCAGTACTACGTCCCAAGAGGCTTCTGGAAACAGTTCAG attatggGGGGAGCCAGTAAATTTGAGGGAGCAGCATGATGCTTTGGAGTTCTTCAACTCTTTGGTGGACAGTTTGGATGAAGCTCTGAAAGCTTTGGGTCACCCTCCCATGCTCAGCAAGGTGCTGGGAGGGTCCTTTGCTGACCAAAAGATTTGTCAAGGGTGTCCCCATAG ATATGAGTGTGAGGAGTCATTTACAACATTAAACGTGGACATTAGAAACCACCAGAACTTGTTGGACTCGATGGAGCAATATGTTAAAGGAGATCTGCTTGAAGGAGCCAATGCCTACCACTGTGAGAAATGCAATAAGAAG GTGGACACAGTGAAGCGTCTACTGATCAAGAAGCTGCCGCCTGTCCTGGCCATCCAGCTGAAGCGCTTTGACTACGACTGGGAGAGGGAGTGCGCCATCAAGTTTAACGACTACTTTGAGTTCCCGCGGGAGCTGGACATGGAGCCGTACACGGTAGCAGGCGTGGCCAAGCTGGAGGGTGACGACGTGAACCCGGAGAACCAGGTGATCCAACAGAACGAGCCGTCCGAACCCACGCCGCCGGGCAGCTCCAAGTACCGTCTGGTGGGAGTGCTGGTTCACTCGGGCCAGGCGAGCGGCGGACACTACTACTCCTACATAATCCAGCGGAACGGGGGCGACGGCGAGAAGAACCGCTGGTATAAGTTCGATGACGGCGACGTGACGGAATGCAAGATGGACGACGAGGAGGAGATGAAGAACCAGTGCTTCGGGGGAGAGTACATGGGCGAGGTGTTCGACCACATGATGAAGCGGATGTCGTATCGGAGGCAGAAGCGATGGTGGAACGCCTACATCCTGTTCTACGAGCGTATGGACTCGCTGGACAAGGACAGCGAACTTGTCAAATATATCTCAGAGCTGAACCTGTCCTCCACCAAGCCCCATCAGGTCAAGATGCCGAGCGTCATCGAGTGCAGCGTTCGCAAGCAGAACGTCCAGTTCATGCACAACCGAATGCAATACAGCCTGGAATATTTCCAGTTCATTAAGAAACTTCTGACCTGTAACAGTGTCTATTTAAACCCTCCTCCAG GACAAGACCACCTTCTGCCAGAGGCAGAGGAGATTGCTATGATCAGTGCTCAGCTGGCTGCTCGGTTCCTCTTCAGCACAGGTTTTCACACCAAGAAATTAGTACGGGGTCCTGCCAGTGACTG GTATGACGCCCTCTGCATCCTGCTGAGACACAGTAAGAATGTACGCTATTGGTTTGCACACAATGTTCTCTTTGCTTACCCCAATCGCTTCTCCGAGTACTTGCTCGAGTGCCCGAGCGCAGAGGTTCGTGGGGCGTTTTCCAAGCTCATAGTCTTCATCGCTCACTTTTCCCTGCAAGACGGACCGTGCCCCTCACCCACAGCTTCGCCAGGATCCTCCACTCAG GGCTGTGATAATCTCAGCCTTAGTGACCATCTGTTGAGAGCTGTACTCAACCTGCTCAGAAGAGAGGTTTCTGAACATGGCCGCCACCTCCAGCAGTACTTTAACCTCTTTGTCATGTATGCCAATCTGG GTCTGGCAGAGAAGACTCAGCTACTGAAGCTAAATGTTCCCGCCACGTTCATGTTAGTTGCTCTGGACGAGGGTCCAGGGCCTCCCATTAAGTACCAGTATGCTGAGCTGGGCAAGCTCTACACTGTGGTCTCCCAGCTTGTCCGCTGCTGCGACGTCTCCTCCCGTATGCAGTCCTCAATTAATG GTAATCCTCCTCTTCCTAACCCATACGGGGACACCAACCTGACGGCTCCTGTCATGCCGGTGCAGCAGCTAGTGGCAGAGATTTTGTTTGTGCGGACTAGTTATGTGAAGAAGATCATTGAGGACTGCAGCAACTCGGAGGAGACGGTGAAGCTGCTTCGCTTCTGCTGCTGGGAAAACCCTCAATTTTCCTCCACTGTGCTCAGTGAACTGCTCTGGCAG gtGGCATATTCCTACACCTATGAGCTGAGGCCTTACCTTGACTTGTTGCTACAAATCTTACTCATTGAGGACTCCTGGCAAACGCACAG GATCCACAATGTGCTGAAAGGCATCCCTGATGACAGAGATGGGCTATTTGACACCATTCAGCGCTCGAAAAACCACTACCAGAAACGGGCCTATCAGTGCATCAAGTGCATGGTGGCCCTCTTTAGCAACTGCTCTGTGGCGTATCAGATTCTGCAG AGCAATGGTGACTTGAAGCGAAAGTGGACATGGGCAGTGGAGTGGTTGGGGGACGAGTTGGAGAGGCGGCCATACACGGGAAACCCCCAGTACACATACAACAACTGGTCCCCTCCAGTTCAGAGCAACGAGACCTCCAATGGATATTTTCTTGAGCGCTCCCACAGTGCACGCATGACACTGGCCAAGGCTTGTGAACTCTGTCCTGAAGAG CTCAAGTGTACTCAGGAAAGCCCAGGGAAG GAGCCAGATGAACAGGAAGCACCTGATGATCAAGACTCGTCTCCACCTGAGGACACCTCTCTGTACCCTCATTCTCCTGGAACCACCCAGTTCCAGCAG AACAACCACCCCCATGGGCAGCCGTACACCGGGCCCGCTGCTCAGCACATGAACAACCCTCAGCGTCCCGGCCCAGCGTCCGCCCCGACTCCAGGCCCGACCCAGACTCCGACCCCGGGCCCCGGTACCGCTCCCAGCTCGGGCCCGCGAGCACAAGAGACCTGGGACGGCACCGAGGAGGTGGCCCCGGCCCCGGCCCTGGCCCCGGCCCCGGTCCCAGCTTCGGCCCCAGCCTCAACCTCGACCTCCACCCCAGCACCCGCCCCTCCCAAGGAGTAA